From a region of the Fervidobacterium sp. genome:
- the rplF gene encoding 50S ribosomal protein L6, which produces MSRIAKKPVVLPSNVQVTLTDSQIKVKGPKGELKLNSHPYVNIKVEGNEVWFTPNLEAAKRKADERKFKAMVGTYWRLVRNMVIGVTEGFKKELEIVGVGYRAQLQGNKLLMNLGYAHQVEFEIPSDVKVEVPAPNKIIVSGIDKQRVGQVAADIRRWREPNPYSGKGIKYVDEVIKLKEGKKA; this is translated from the coding sequence ATGTCTCGTATAGCAAAGAAACCTGTTGTTTTACCGTCAAATGTCCAAGTTACACTCACCGACTCTCAAATTAAAGTTAAAGGTCCCAAAGGCGAGCTCAAATTAAATTCGCATCCATATGTCAATATAAAGGTTGAAGGTAACGAAGTATGGTTTACACCAAATCTTGAAGCAGCAAAGAGAAAAGCAGATGAAAGAAAATTTAAAGCAATGGTTGGTACTTATTGGCGACTTGTTAGAAATATGGTTATCGGTGTCACAGAAGGTTTCAAGAAAGAGCTTGAAATTGTTGGCGTCGGTTACAGGGCACAGTTGCAGGGTAACAAACTCTTAATGAACCTTGGATATGCTCACCAAGTTGAGTTTGAAATACCCTCCGATGTAAAGGTGGAAGTACCTGCACCAAATAAGATAATAGTCAGCGGTATAGACAAGCAAAGAGTAGGACAAGTTGCTGCAGATATACGCAGATGGAGAGAACCAAATCCATACAGTGGCAAAGGTATTAAGTACGTAGACGAAGTAATCAAACTCAAAGAAGGAAAGAAAGCATAA
- the rplR gene encoding 50S ribosomal protein L18: MIKREDRRKLRLVRHKRIRKKLSGTPERPRLSVFRSEKHIYAQIIDDTKGVTLVAASTVEKAVREKLKKTWNVVAAKEIGKLIAERALAKGIKEVVFDRGGFKYHGRVKALADSAREAGLKF; this comes from the coding sequence GTGATTAAGAGAGAAGATCGCAGGAAATTAAGACTTGTAAGACATAAGAGAATAAGAAAGAAACTGTCAGGTACTCCTGAAAGGCCAAGACTTTCAGTTTTTAGAAGTGAAAAACACATTTATGCGCAAATAATAGATGACACGAAAGGCGTTACTCTTGTTGCAGCTTCTACTGTAGAAAAGGCAGTACGAGAGAAACTTAAGAAAACTTGGAACGTAGTAGCTGCAAAAGAAATAGGGAAATTGATTGCAGAAAGAGCATTAGCAAAAGGTATAAAAGAAGTAGTATTCGATAGAGGTGGATTCAAATACCATGGTAGAGTTAAAGCCCTTGCAGATTCGGCAAGGGAAGCTGGATTGAAATTTTAA